From Thermoflavifilum aggregans, a single genomic window includes:
- a CDS encoding 4-hydroxybenzoate octaprenyltransferase: MKNPVLRYLSFVKFSHTIFAMPFALIGFFLAVRWQHFPFSWSLFGKVILCMVFARSAAMAFNRILDLEYDRLNPRTAQRELPTGKITYRQAVIFTAMNVVLFIITTYFINRICFYLSPVALAVVLGYSYTKRFTPFSHLVLGLGLSLAPIGAYLAVTGHFHWLPLIYSGVVICWVAGFDIIYSLQDVAFDQSLHLYSMPVWLGRKRALQVSSLLHLISVVGVWMAGWLAGFGWLYWVGAAWFTFMLWYQHRLVHPDDLSRVNIAFMTTNGIASCVFAAFVILDLFITVS; this comes from the coding sequence ATGAAAAATCCCGTGTTGCGCTATCTGTCGTTTGTGAAGTTCAGCCATACCATTTTTGCCATGCCCTTTGCCCTGATTGGTTTTTTTCTGGCCGTCCGATGGCAGCATTTTCCATTCTCCTGGTCATTGTTTGGCAAAGTGATTCTGTGCATGGTATTCGCCCGGAGCGCCGCCATGGCTTTCAATCGCATTCTCGATCTGGAATATGACCGGCTCAATCCGCGTACGGCCCAGCGTGAATTACCCACCGGCAAAATTACCTATCGGCAGGCAGTGATATTCACCGCGATGAATGTTGTATTGTTCATTATTACCACGTATTTCATCAACCGCATTTGTTTTTATCTTTCACCGGTGGCGCTGGCCGTCGTGCTGGGCTATAGTTATACCAAACGCTTTACCCCGTTTTCACATCTGGTGCTGGGGCTGGGATTATCACTTGCGCCTATCGGCGCGTATCTGGCGGTGACCGGGCATTTTCACTGGCTGCCATTGATCTATTCCGGTGTGGTAATTTGCTGGGTTGCCGGCTTTGATATCATTTATTCCCTGCAGGATGTAGCTTTTGATCAGTCGCTACATCTGTACTCCATGCCGGTATGGCTGGGCAGGAAAAGGGCGCTGCAGGTATCTTCCCTGCTGCATCTGATAAGCGTGGTAGGAGTGTGGATGGCCGGATGGCTGGCAGGTTTTGGCTGGCTTTACTGGGTAGGGGCGGCCTGGTTTACCTTTATGTTGTGGTATCAGCATCGGCTGGTGCATCCCGACGATCTCAGCCGGGTAAATATTGCTTTTATGACTACCAATGGTATTGCCAGCTGTGTGTTTGCAGCGTTTGTGATTTTGGATTTATTTATCACGGTTTCTTAA
- a CDS encoding RNA methyltransferase: MRKLTMAELGRKTVEECRQAEKLPVLAVLDQVRSMHNVGAVFRTADAFQIQALWLCGFTPRPPHRDIHKTALGATETVAWQHHPDTVEAIRQLKQQGYEVWAVEQATHSRYLQDFQPDFSRPIAVVFGNEMHGVQENVLQEVDGCLEIPQFGMKHSLNIAVSVGVVLWDLLVKYIRSPQGRASSFDLQTHRYIEDL, encoded by the coding sequence ATGCGCAAGCTCACCATGGCCGAACTCGGCCGTAAGACCGTGGAAGAATGCCGGCAGGCTGAAAAGCTACCCGTGTTGGCTGTGCTCGATCAGGTTAGAAGCATGCACAACGTGGGAGCCGTGTTTCGTACGGCCGATGCTTTTCAGATTCAGGCCCTCTGGCTTTGTGGTTTTACGCCCAGGCCGCCTCATCGTGATATTCACAAAACCGCTTTAGGAGCCACGGAAACAGTAGCTTGGCAACATCATCCCGACACAGTAGAAGCCATCCGGCAGCTGAAGCAGCAGGGATATGAGGTGTGGGCTGTGGAACAGGCTACCCATAGCCGATATCTGCAGGATTTTCAGCCCGACTTTTCCCGGCCTATAGCCGTGGTTTTTGGCAATGAAATGCACGGCGTGCAGGAAAATGTTTTGCAGGAAGTAGATGGTTGCCTAGAAATTCCCCAGTTTGGCATGAAGCATTCCCTGAACATTGCCGTAAGTGTGGGTGTTGTGCTGTGGGATTTGCTGGTGAAATACATCCGTTCTCCACAGGGACGTGCATCTTCCTTTGATTTGCAAACCCATCGTTATATCGAAGATCTATGA
- the ruvX gene encoding Holliday junction resolvase RuvX, producing the protein MGRILAIDYGKKRTGLAVSDPLKMIATGLTTVASHALIPFLKDYTRKEPVEKIIIGLPLDLQGRDTDATPLVREMIRILHKHFPDIPVEAVDERFTSQLASRTLVESGLKKKARQNKALVDEVSATILLQGYLQSVL; encoded by the coding sequence ATGGGAAGAATTCTGGCTATTGATTACGGGAAAAAGCGAACCGGCCTGGCTGTGAGCGATCCGCTGAAAATGATTGCCACCGGGCTAACCACCGTGGCTTCCCATGCGTTGATTCCTTTTCTGAAAGATTACACCCGCAAAGAGCCGGTAGAAAAAATCATCATTGGCCTGCCGCTTGATTTGCAGGGCAGGGATACCGATGCCACGCCTCTTGTGCGGGAGATGATCCGCATTTTGCATAAGCATTTCCCCGATATCCCGGTAGAAGCCGTGGACGAGCGTTTCACCTCCCAGCTGGCCAGCCGTACCCTGGTGGAAAGCGGACTGAAGAAAAAAGCCCGGCAAAACAAGGCACTGGTAGATGAAGTCAGTGCAACCATTCTGTTGCAGGGATATCTCCAATCGGTTTTGTAA
- the def gene encoding peptide deformylase — translation MVLPIVAYGHPVLRKKCEDITPDYPGLSELIQNMWETLYASNGVGLAAPQVNVPIRLFLVDSKQVTDHFDEEDRLLFGDEQGIKQVFINARIVEVNGEEWPYNEGCLSIPKIREDILRPQTLKIRYVDEHFQPHEETYSGVTARVIFHEYDHIEGKLFIDYLKPLKKKLLRKKLDDIAKGKVEVNYKMIFAKV, via the coding sequence ATGGTATTGCCAATCGTGGCTTATGGACATCCCGTGTTGCGGAAAAAATGTGAAGATATCACGCCCGATTATCCGGGTTTGTCCGAGTTGATTCAGAATATGTGGGAAACCCTGTATGCTTCCAACGGGGTAGGATTAGCTGCTCCGCAGGTGAATGTGCCTATCCGGCTTTTTCTGGTAGATAGCAAACAAGTGACTGATCATTTTGATGAAGAAGACCGTTTGTTGTTCGGTGATGAACAGGGCATTAAACAGGTATTCATCAATGCCCGCATCGTGGAAGTAAATGGTGAAGAATGGCCTTACAACGAAGGCTGTCTGAGCATTCCGAAAATCCGGGAGGATATTTTACGCCCGCAAACCCTAAAGATCCGATATGTGGATGAGCATTTCCAGCCGCATGAAGAAACCTACAGCGGCGTTACGGCAAGGGTGATTTTTCATGAATATGATCATATCGAAGGCAAATTGTTTATCGATTATCTGAAACCCTTAAAGAAAAAGTTGCTGCGGAAGAAACTGGATGATATTGCCAAAGGGAAGGTGGAAGTAAATTACAAAATGATTTTTGCAAAAGTTTAA